GATCTCGAGGAGATCACCGGCGACTCGGTGACCTCGGTTCGAGGCTACTTCGTCTCCACGATGCTCAACGGGGACTAGACGACCGTTCGATTTCAAGGCTCGAGCAAGATGAAGGACGGGAAGTTCGTCAGCGGCGCGGGCACCTGGACCTACATCAGCGGCACCGGAAAGCTCAAGGGCATCAAGGGGAAGGGGAAGTACAAGGGCACTCCTAACGCGGACGGGAGCGTTTCCTACAAGGTCGACGGAGAGTACCAGCTGCCCTAGCGACCCGGCGCTGACTTCCGCCCTCGACGGCGGAAAACACCCCGAACCGGCACCGGCTCCTGCGGTCGCGAGGAGCCGGTGAGTTCGGGGGCGAAGAGGAGCTGCGCCGACGCGCTGCGCGGTTTTCGCCGGCGTCAGGGCTGCTTCTTTTCTCCCGTCGTGGTCGTGGCCGCGGGAGCGGTCGTCGTCGGAGCGGCGGATGCGGCGGCGGCAGGCGTCGCGAAGATCTTGACTTTCGTCGCCGTCCACGTCTTTCCCTGGACCCGGTAATGAACCGTCGACATCGCGCCGTCCGCGATCGTCCCTTCCACCTTCGTCCTATCGTCCATCGAGAACGAGTGCGACCGTCCCTTCTTGTCGGTCACGGTGAAGGTCTTCGCCGCGCCGTCGTACTGGGAAACCGCGCCGTGAACCCGATGGCGGAACTTGGCGAGCATGGGGGAGAAGAAGTTCTCCTCGTCCCCTCCGCCGCAGGCGACGGCCCACAGGCCGGCAAAGGCGAGAACGGCCAGGATGGCTCTCCGGGTTCGCATATTTTCTCCTTCCGATTGCCGAGCAACGTATTCCTCGGGCAGGCAAGGGTCAAGTCCTGCGCCGACTTCATCCCGGCGATCCGCGGGCACGACGACGCTCTTCGTTTCGCTTCGGCATCCTCCTCGTTGATGCATTCCGCCGCGGCGGCGAGTCCGGCGAGAGAACACGATGGTCGGGCTGGATCGGGCGCCGAGGTTACGTGTTGATCGTCGGGGACGCGCGCGAGCGGAAGACGCCTCTCACCGCAGAGCTTGAACGAGCCGAAATCCTCGTGCGACGCCTCTCGAGGCGCCGGTGAAGGAATCCCGCCATGGGGCGCCCGGCCGGGGACGCGGCGTTAGTGGTTCGTGGGCGTCGCGGTCGACGACGGCGGCGCCGCCGACCCGAGATCGCTGCGGACGGCCGGCGGGAGCTTGTCCGCGTTCTTCACCAGCACCGTCACCTGCCAGATCTGGGTCTCCGTGAGGCTGCCCTTGAATTCCGGCATGCCCGACATTCGGATCCCGTTCTCGACCTTCCAGTAGGTTTCCCACTCCTCGTCGTCGGTCACGCCCTTGCCCTGGAAGAGCGGCGGCGGAGGCGGAAACATCCCGCGGGCGATCGAGCTCCGGTCCATCCCCGGCAGCGTGTGGCACACGGCGCAGTTGTCCTTGTAGACCCTGGCCCCGGCGAGGAGGTTCGCATCGTCGGCCGGCACCTGCGGCTTCGGATGCGGAAGCTTGTTCAGATAGGCGTGGAGACCCATTCGCGCGAACGTCTTTTCGAACGGCATCGGAGGAGCCGACGCGGCAACGGGCGCGCGCCCCGACGCGAAGTACCAGTACGCGCCCCCCGCGGCCAGCAACCCGGTCAGCACGATTCCGAGAACGAAGCCTTTCAGCATCACGGCGACTCTATCTCAGCCGGGGCGAGTCGGCGGCGGCCCCCACCGGGTGAAACGACGTCGAGGTCTCCGCGGCCGCCGTCGCCCCGTGCCGCCGAACGCCGTTGCCGCCAGTCGGCCGACGGAAACCCGGGATCGCGCCGCGCCCGCGAGCCGTTTCCAATTCTCGCCGTTCAGCCGCGAGACGCCGGGCGGGTCGTTCGCGCCGCGCCCGAAGCGCGGCTTTCCTTCGTGCGGTTCGGATTGAGCGTCACGGTCACGCATCCGGAGAACGCCAGGAGCAGGATCGCGAGAAGGACCTTCGGGAGTTTCGTGCGATCAGGGTAGCACGTCTGCCGGCGCGGGCTTCGGTCAGGGACGGCATTGGCGACGGAACGCCGTCACGAATCGCACGGTACGCGAATTGCTCTTCGAATCGCAGGAGGTGCCATGAAGAGCACTATCGATGATCCGGAAGTCCACGACAAAACGAATCCCGATCCCATCACCGGTGAACCCGGTTCGCACCCGCTCGGAACGGGCGCCGGCTCCGCCGGAGGCGCGGCGGCGGGAGCCGCCATCGGCGCGGCCCTCGGCGGACCGGTGGGCGCGGTGGCGGGCGGCGTGATCGGCGCGGTCGCCGGGGGCGGCGCGGGACACGCGATCGCGGAAGGCGTCAATCCCACGGTCGAAGAGGCGTACTGGCGGGAGAAATACGCCACGCGCCCCTACTACCGGTCCGGCACGCGCTTCGAGGACTACCAGCCCGCTTACCGATACGGTTGGGAGAGCGCCGCGAGTCCCGCGTACAAGGGGAAGAAATTCGAGGACGTCGAGTCCGATCTCGGCCGCGGCTGGGAGAAGGCGAAGGGAACGAGCCGCCACACCTGGGACGACGCGAAGATGGCGACCCGGGACGCGTGGTACCGCGTCCGCGGCGAGAAGTAACGGGTCACGTCTTCCGGGGGCCGGCGGGGCCCCCGTCTCTATTCTTCATTCTTAGGCTCCCCGCCGCCGGCGAAAATCGATCACCCAGTGGAGCCTCCACGTCTTTCCGGCGTCGGACGAGCGCGAGCTTTCCCAGTGCGCGGAATCGGGCGTGATCTCCGACCACGTGAGGCGCGACCGAACGGGCTTCCCGTCGGTTTCCGTCCATTCGCCGAAGAGGTCGATCTTCCCGTCGCGGAAGACGCCCTTCCACACGTGGAAGCGGCCGGGCTCGAGGCTGTCGGTCCACGTGTGCTCCCACTCGCGCGTCTCGCGGTTGAAGGCCCGCAGGCCGAGACCCTGGAGCTTCCCGCCGTGGTAGATGCCTTCGAAATGCTCGACGAAGATCTTTCCGTCGAGCGCCCGGGACGCCGTCAGCGACCCCGGAGCCTCCGCCCAGCCGTTCTCCGAGGGAACCCGGCAGATCGCGGACCACTCTCCTTCCAGGAAATCGAATTCACGCCCCGCGTCCACGGCGGCGCGATCGTCTTCTCTCGTCATCGTGCTCATCGCCGTGCTCCTATCGGGCAACCGAGAAATCCACGATCGCCGCGGTCGTCTCCCAGGCCATGCCGAGCCTTCCGCCCGAATCCGTCATGTCCAGGAAAGAGATCGTGAACTGGTCGACGGAATG
This genomic interval from Thermoanaerobaculia bacterium contains the following:
- a CDS encoding cytochrome c; the protein is MLKGFVLGIVLTGLLAAGGAYWYFASGRAPVAASAPPMPFEKTFARMGLHAYLNKLPHPKPQVPADDANLLAGARVYKDNCAVCHTLPGMDRSSIARGMFPPPPPLFQGKGVTDDEEWETYWKVENGIRMSGMPEFKGSLTETQIWQVTVLVKNADKLPPAVRSDLGSAAPPSSTATPTNH
- a CDS encoding DUF1579 family protein, with product MSTMTREDDRAAVDAGREFDFLEGEWSAICRVPSENGWAEAPGSLTASRALDGKIFVEHFEGIYHGGKLQGLGLRAFNRETREWEHTWTDSLEPGRFHVWKGVFRDGKIDLFGEWTETDGKPVRSRLTWSEITPDSAHWESSRSSDAGKTWRLHWVIDFRRRRGA